In the Candidatus Omnitrophota bacterium genome, one interval contains:
- a CDS encoding NAD+ synthase — translation MDPIRFGIAQMNSTVGDLQGNKEKIIKFISDARSLGCDIVILPELAITGYPPEDLLLKPQFADDAVKALNEIVHKTDNIIVIVGCLDKAKDGLYNSAALIRDKELIHIYHKILLPNYGVFDEKRYFKPGNESFAFKFEGLKIGLNICEDIWECCGPASFEAVDMGAQVMINISASPYHAGKIQAREKMLVERAQQTAAIVIYDNMVGGQDELVFDGGSMVIGWKGSVLTRGKQFEEDIALFDLNPEEYLKYRKVPKRKPAVNNYRVKELSLKRCEVKIRPPFPPRRLEKLGSIEEIYKALVLGTRDYMTKNGFKKAVVGVSGGIDSALTACIAVDALGKDNVAAVTMPSMHTKEETRVDAIAVAKNLGLKTAAIPINTIYQAYMRMLKKEFKDAKTDITEENLQARIRGNILMALSNKFNWLVLTTGNKSEMSTGYCTLYGDMAGGFAVIKDVLKTVVYQLAEYRNAVAGKEVIPVTTIKRAPTAELKPNQKDQDTLPPYHVLDDILKLYVEEDRSASEIIAQRFDAKTVKKVISRVDKNEYKRRQSPPGVKITPKAFGKDRRVPITNRY, via the coding sequence ATGGATCCGATCCGCTTTGGCATAGCCCAAATGAACTCCACCGTGGGTGACCTTCAGGGCAACAAAGAGAAGATAATAAAATTCATAAGTGACGCAAGATCATTGGGTTGCGACATAGTAATCCTCCCGGAGCTCGCCATAACCGGTTATCCGCCCGAAGACCTCCTCCTTAAGCCCCAGTTTGCGGATGACGCCGTGAAAGCGCTTAACGAAATAGTCCACAAGACCGATAATATAATAGTTATAGTGGGTTGCCTCGACAAAGCCAAGGATGGGCTGTACAATTCAGCCGCTCTTATTCGCGACAAGGAACTTATCCACATATACCATAAGATACTCCTCCCGAATTATGGCGTATTTGACGAAAAACGCTATTTCAAGCCCGGAAACGAGTCTTTTGCCTTCAAGTTCGAAGGCCTCAAGATCGGGCTGAATATCTGCGAGGACATATGGGAATGTTGCGGCCCCGCGAGCTTTGAGGCGGTCGACATGGGCGCGCAGGTCATGATCAATATTTCGGCATCGCCTTACCACGCCGGCAAGATACAGGCGCGCGAGAAGATGCTTGTGGAGAGGGCCCAGCAGACCGCCGCTATCGTGATCTACGATAACATGGTGGGCGGCCAGGATGAGCTCGTCTTCGATGGCGGGAGCATGGTTATAGGATGGAAAGGCAGCGTTTTAACGCGCGGAAAGCAGTTCGAAGAGGATATCGCGCTCTTCGACCTCAATCCCGAAGAATATCTTAAATACAGGAAGGTCCCAAAGAGGAAGCCGGCGGTAAATAATTACAGGGTAAAGGAGTTATCGCTGAAGAGGTGCGAGGTAAAGATAAGGCCGCCTTTCCCGCCGCGCCGCCTCGAAAAATTAGGCAGCATAGAGGAGATATACAAGGCGCTTGTCCTGGGCACCAGGGATTATATGACGAAGAATGGCTTCAAGAAAGCGGTCGTCGGCGTAAGCGGGGGGATAGATTCGGCCTTGACCGCGTGCATAGCCGTCGACGCGCTCGGAAAGGATAACGTCGCCGCGGTCACGATGCCGTCCATGCATACAAAGGAAGAGACGCGCGTGGACGCCATAGCCGTCGCGAAGAATTTAGGCCTAAAGACGGCGGCCATACCCATAAATACCATCTACCAGGCATATATGCGTATGCTTAAGAAGGAATTCAAGGACGCCAAGACAGATATAACCGAAGAGAACCTGCAGGCGAGGATCCGCGGCAACATCCTCATGGCGCTTTCGAATAAATTCAACTGGCTCGTCCTGACGACCGGGAACAAGAGCGAGATGTCGACGGGTTATTGCACCCTCTACGGCGATATGGCCGGGGGATTTGCGGTCATAAAAGATGTATTAAAGACCGTCGTTTACCAGTTGGCAGAATACAGGAACGCGGTAGCCGGCAAGGAGGTCATACCGGTCACGACGATAAAGAGGGCGCCGACCGCCGAATTGAAACCCAACCAGAAAGACCAGGATACGCTTCCTCCTTACCACGTGCTGGACGATATCCTGAAGTTATATGTCGAAGAAGACAGGTCGGCGAGCGAGATCATCGCCCAGCGTTTCGACGCGAAGACGGTCAAGAAGGTCATCTCGAGGGTCGACAAGAACGAATATAAGAGGCGCCAGAGCCCGCCAGGGGTCAAGATAACCCCGAAGGCATTCGGCAAGGACCGCAGGGTCCCAATAACGAACAGATATTAA
- a CDS encoding glutamine synthetase family protein: protein MAARSVKDKEYVLKMAKEANVKFIRLWFADILGFVKSFAITVEELEGALEEGMGFDGSSIEGFARIDESDMMARPDPNTFCLLPWRPKDEFAVARMFCDIVRPDGSPFEGDPRYILKQNLKRAAKLGFTFYVGPELEFFYFKDNKGTEPLDAGGYFDLIPPDPASDLRRDTVLMLEAMGIGVEYSHHEVAPSQHEIDLRYTDALTMADAAMTYRVVVKEVAQRYGFYATFMPKPVYGVNGSGMHVHQSLFKGDKNAFFEAKDKYHLSKIAKNYIAGLLKHSREITSVTSQWVNSYKRLVPGYEAPVYIAWAKRNRSTLVRIPEYKPGKEKATRIEYRSPDPACNPYLAFSVMLAAGLEGIEKNYELIPPTEENVFELTPEERTKRGIRPLPGDLYEAICETEKSSVVRKALGEHAFRSFIENKKIEWDKYRARVTDYEIKEYLAIL from the coding sequence ATGGCAGCCAGATCGGTCAAAGATAAAGAATATGTATTGAAGATGGCCAAAGAGGCCAACGTCAAGTTCATCAGGTTGTGGTTTGCCGACATCCTCGGTTTCGTAAAATCCTTCGCGATAACCGTCGAGGAGCTCGAAGGAGCTCTCGAAGAGGGGATGGGATTTGACGGTTCCTCTATAGAGGGTTTCGCTCGCATAGACGAGTCGGACATGATGGCGCGGCCGGACCCGAACACATTCTGCCTACTCCCGTGGAGGCCTAAGGACGAATTCGCGGTCGCGAGGATGTTCTGCGATATCGTCCGGCCGGACGGAAGCCCGTTCGAAGGCGACCCCAGGTATATATTGAAGCAAAACCTGAAGCGCGCGGCCAAACTCGGCTTCACTTTTTATGTCGGTCCCGAGCTCGAGTTCTTCTATTTCAAGGACAATAAAGGGACCGAGCCGCTCGATGCCGGAGGGTATTTCGACCTTATACCGCCTGACCCGGCATCTGACCTCAGGAGGGATACGGTGCTTATGTTGGAGGCGATGGGAATAGGCGTCGAATACAGCCACCACGAGGTCGCGCCGAGCCAGCACGAGATAGACCTGAGATATACGGACGCGCTCACGATGGCCGACGCGGCGATGACATACCGCGTCGTAGTAAAAGAGGTCGCGCAGCGCTACGGGTTCTATGCGACATTCATGCCGAAGCCGGTCTACGGGGTAAACGGCTCGGGTATGCACGTCCACCAGTCGCTCTTCAAGGGTGACAAGAACGCCTTCTTCGAGGCGAAGGACAAGTACCATCTCTCGAAGATCGCGAAGAACTATATCGCCGGACTGCTTAAACATTCCCGCGAGATAACCTCGGTCACAAGCCAGTGGGTCAACTCATATAAGAGGCTCGTCCCGGGCTACGAGGCACCGGTCTACATCGCCTGGGCGAAGAGGAACCGGTCCACGCTTGTAAGGATACCCGAATACAAGCCCGGAAAAGAGAAGGCGACGCGCATCGAGTACCGTTCGCCGGACCCGGCATGCAACCCGTACCTGGCTTTCAGCGTCATGCTCGCGGCAGGACTTGAGGGTATCGAGAAGAATTACGAACTCATCCCGCCGACCGAAGAGAACGTCTTTGAATTGACTCCCGAAGAGAGGACGAAGCGCGGGATAAGGCCGTTGCCCGGCGACCTCTATGAGGCTATATGTGAAACAGAGAAGAGCTCTGTCGTAAGGAAAGCCCTCGGCGAACACGCTTTCCGCTCATTTATCGAGAACAAGAAGATCGAGTGGGATAAGTACAGGGCCCGGGTCACCGACTATGAGATAAAGGAATACCTCGCGATACTATGA
- a CDS encoding GAF domain-containing protein, whose protein sequence is MMRKPAAKRARSRPAYEKQIEALSKISQTITSNLYLEDVLRLIVMVTAEVMNSNICSLMLVDEEKGELVIRATQSVSEAYNKKTNMKIGTGIAGKVAKEGKPIQVPDVREDPHYLNRAIAKSEKLCSLLSMPMIVKGKVIGVLNVYTSTPHSFTRNEINVLTSVANQAAVAIENAQLMVKSKIIQEELETRKMVERAKGILMRRGLAEEDAFRKIQKQAMSLRKTMKQIAEAIILTNELERGK, encoded by the coding sequence ATGATGCGTAAACCCGCGGCTAAAAGAGCGAGATCGCGCCCGGCATACGAGAAACAAATAGAGGCGTTATCAAAGATAAGCCAGACGATAACATCCAACCTCTATTTAGAGGATGTCCTGCGCCTTATCGTAATGGTGACGGCCGAGGTGATGAATTCCAATATCTGCTCATTGATGCTCGTTGATGAGGAAAAGGGCGAATTGGTCATCCGCGCCACGCAGAGCGTCAGTGAGGCTTACAACAAAAAGACCAACATGAAGATAGGCACCGGGATAGCCGGTAAAGTTGCCAAGGAAGGCAAACCCATCCAGGTGCCGGACGTCCGGGAGGACCCGCATTATCTGAACAGGGCGATAGCCAAAAGCGAGAAGCTCTGCTCGCTCCTCTCGATGCCGATGATAGTAAAAGGGAAGGTCATAGGCGTCCTGAACGTCTACACGTCGACTCCCCACAGCTTTACACGGAACGAGATAAACGTACTTACCTCGGTTGCCAACCAGGCCGCCGTGGCGATAGAGAACGCCCAGCTGATGGTCAAATCCAAGATAATACAGGAAGAGCTCGAGACCCGGAAAATGGTAGAGAGGGCCAAGGGGATACTTATGCGCAGGGGCCTGGCCGAGGAAGACGCCTTCAGGAAGATACAAAAACAGGCGATGAGCCTGCGCAAGACGATGAAGCAGATCGCCGAGGCGATAATACTGACTAACGAGCTGGAACGGGGCAAGTAG
- a CDS encoding carbohydrate binding domain-containing protein, protein MRRVLFVLGILFLSAICLPACGQKKAAAPERTEVTPVPAPAPAPAVEAPKAKAKPEIKEIILADFNTGEKPNNFGGNFGAWNKDPDDTTQGCKESFTSDERYGKKGFSLQLDYDVDSPNPAFNGFWMKLDNFDATPYNKLVFYVKGDATIGYPPRFKIELKNANGEVGKYYVTQISPTWAPVEVPFRSFGGIKDFSKLTEFTVVFEDSASRPKTGRIYMDNIGFAKD, encoded by the coding sequence ATGAGAAGAGTTCTTTTTGTCTTGGGAATTTTGTTTTTATCCGCTATATGTTTGCCTGCGTGCGGCCAGAAAAAGGCAGCTGCTCCGGAAAGAACAGAAGTCACCCCGGTCCCGGCACCGGCCCCGGCGCCGGCTGTCGAAGCGCCTAAGGCGAAAGCCAAACCGGAGATCAAGGAAATCATCTTAGCCGATTTCAACACAGGCGAGAAGCCCAACAATTTCGGCGGCAATTTCGGCGCATGGAACAAGGACCCGGACGACACGACCCAGGGCTGCAAGGAGTCCTTTACTTCCGATGAGAGATACGGGAAAAAGGGCTTCTCTCTCCAGCTCGATTATGATGTCGATTCCCCGAATCCCGCATTTAACGGCTTCTGGATGAAATTGGACAATTTCGACGCGACGCCTTACAATAAGCTGGTTTTTTACGTAAAAGGCGACGCGACGATAGGATACCCCCCGAGATTTAAGATAGAGCTTAAGAACGCGAACGGCGAAGTCGGCAAATACTACGTGACGCAGATAAGCCCGACATGGGCGCCGGTCGAAGTACCGTTCCGGAGTTTCGGCGGAATAAAGGATTTCAGTAAATTGACCGAGTTCACCGTCGTCTTTGAGGATTCCGCATCGAGGCCGAAGACCGGCAGGATCTACATGGATAACATCGGCTTCGCGAAAGACTAA